The Streptomyces sp. A2-16 sequence GTGTGCACCGCGGGGCCCTCCGGTCGTTGAGTGCCCTCCTTGCATACGCGGCCGGGGCCGGGCGCGTTCACGACAGCCGGTGATCCTGTGTCGCCGGTTCCACCCGAGGCGCCTCAACCAGCCACGCGCAGGGCCGTGTTGGCCTGAACCCCACGCATCGGGGACCGGCAGCGGGTAACGCGCCCTGGCGCAGCGGAGGTGTCGGCCTAGACTTCTGTCATGGACGGCACGCCGCTGGAGCGGCTCGGCGCGGGCAAGTACCTGCTGCTCACCAGCTATCGCAAGAACGGCACCCCGGTCGCCACCCCCGTGTGGGTGGTCCGCGACGGGGACGCGCTCGGTGCGTGGTCGGCCGCCGACTCCTGGAAGGTGAAGCGGATCCGGGCCCGCGCGGACGTCCTCGTCGGGCCCTGCGACCTGCGGGGCAACCCGACCGGCGACCAGGTCCCGGCCACGGCGGAGATCTGCGACGCGGCGACCACCGCCCGTTACCGGAAGC is a genomic window containing:
- a CDS encoding PPOX class F420-dependent oxidoreductase → MDGTPLERLGAGKYLLLTSYRKNGTPVATPVWVVRDGDALGAWSAADSWKVKRIRARADVLVGPCDLRGNPTGDQVPATAEICDAATTARYRKLLARKYGILGRLTLLGSRLRRGSDGTVGIRVTL